One Thermofilum pendens Hrk 5 DNA segment encodes these proteins:
- a CDS encoding phosphoglucomutase/phosphomannomutase alpha/beta/subunit yields the protein MKRGPFPIYNNRIYGVANTQLTPENMAELGAVLGTILGEGALVVAARDLYPPSRMLKRAFTSGLMSTGNSVIDFHAATLPELAFAVKRFGAKAGVHFSVAPYNTDGIQVKIVDAGGVELSYEKLADILDMYETKHIVRSIPSRIGWISYAEYIHDIYVTSAASFIDTSPIAAKEPLVIVDVNYGPASDVLPNFVGSLGARLVAVKAGRPPPGVRPQQLPSPRDIAMLQDITRASSPAFAAALSADASQVFIVDDKGRIVDPDKLVAAVALMLPEGARIAVSDSAGRIVDVAAEKNKLYLLRVKGLAGDVARGVKKIKAGIAATDSGEFIFPQFSYSPDGMLFIGKLLELLSTQEVRLSTIIETLPEMREYTLEIDLEEQRSRRVLEYIFSLFSEFALSPLSIKYRADGVWVKLTYDYEREKLLVSGDAENKHAIEAVKKEFERLNELVSSLS from the coding sequence GTGAAGAGAGGGCCCTTCCCGATCTACAACAACAGGATCTACGGAGTTGCGAACACTCAGTTAACACCCGAGAACATGGCTGAGCTGGGAGCAGTGCTCGGCACGATACTCGGTGAAGGAGCGCTCGTTGTCGCCGCGCGCGACTTGTACCCTCCCAGCAGGATGCTGAAGAGGGCTTTCACGTCTGGACTCATGTCGACAGGTAACTCCGTGATCGACTTTCACGCGGCGACGCTACCAGAGCTGGCCTTCGCCGTGAAGAGGTTCGGAGCAAAGGCCGGGGTACACTTCTCGGTTGCGCCGTACAACACCGACGGGATACAAGTGAAGATCGTGGACGCCGGAGGAGTGGAACTGTCCTACGAAAAGCTTGCCGACATACTCGACATGTACGAGACAAAGCACATAGTGAGGAGCATCCCGAGCAGGATAGGCTGGATTTCCTACGCGGAGTACATACACGACATCTACGTCACGTCGGCGGCGAGCTTCATCGATACGTCACCCATAGCTGCGAAAGAGCCGCTAGTCATAGTCGACGTGAACTACGGTCCCGCCTCCGATGTCCTGCCGAACTTTGTAGGAAGCCTGGGGGCCAGGCTCGTAGCCGTGAAGGCAGGCAGGCCTCCGCCCGGGGTGAGACCCCAGCAACTCCCGTCTCCCCGTGACATAGCGATGCTCCAGGATATCACGAGAGCCTCCTCCCCCGCCTTCGCCGCAGCGCTCTCAGCGGATGCCTCTCAGGTGTTCATAGTCGACGATAAGGGTAGGATCGTCGACCCCGACAAGCTGGTAGCCGCGGTGGCGCTAATGCTACCAGAGGGGGCGCGCATAGCGGTATCCGACTCCGCGGGTAGGATCGTCGACGTAGCCGCCGAGAAAAACAAGCTGTACCTGCTGAGGGTGAAAGGGCTCGCCGGGGACGTTGCGAGGGGGGTCAAGAAGATTAAGGCTGGGATCGCCGCTACCGATTCCGGCGAGTTCATCTTCCCCCAGTTCTCCTACTCGCCCGACGGGATGCTGTTCATCGGCAAGCTCCTCGAGCTACTCTCGACGCAGGAGGTTAGGCTCTCAACGATAATTGAAACTCTCCCGGAGATGCGTGAGTACACGCTCGAGATAGACTTGGAGGAGCAGAGGAGCAGGAGGGTACTAGAGTATATATTCTCGCTTTTCAGCGAGTTCGCTCTCTCGCCGCTTAGCATAAAGTACAGGGCTGACGGCGTATGGGTGAAGCTAACGTATGACTACGAGCGCGAGAAACTCCTCGTATCCGGAGACGCTGAGAACAAGCACGCCATAGAAGCGGTAAAGAAGGAGTTTGAGCGCTTAAACGAGCTCGTCAGTAGCCTTTCTTAG